The genomic region CAAGCGGTGTATTTTCTTCGTAATCATGTGGAACTGACATAAACTCATCGATATTCTCAAGGCGACTTCGAGCTTCAATTGTTTGTTCACGCGATAACATTTCACGGTACCCTGATTTATCTAGCACTTCATTAACAATATCCGTTATTTCTAAAAATTCTTGTTCTTTCATTAAATGGCTCATTAATGTATAAAAATCGGCTGCAGCTTGTGTCACTTTTTTGGACAACCCAATAAAGTCGACTTCAGCTAGTGCATCAAACATACTCATTTGATGTGCATTAGCATAATTTGAAATTTTTTCAACTGATGACGGGCCAATACCACGCTTAGGTACATTAATAATACGTTGTAAACTGATATCATCGGCACTATTCGCAACAAGTCTCAGATAACTTAATACATCTTTGATTTCTTTTCGATCATAGAACTTTTGGCCGCCAACCATGACATATGGAATATTAGATTTCAAAAATGTCTCCTCAAGCACACGTGACTGCGCATTGGTGCGATAAAGCACTGCCATGTCCTTATATTTCTTACCTTTTTGTTGCTGTTTCATGATTTCTTTTACAACAAATTCTGTTTCATCACGTTCACTAAACGCTTCATAATAATGAATATTTTCACCTTGTTGATTTGCAGTCCATAGTCCTTTAGGCTTGCGCTCTGTGTTATGTCGTATGACTTCATTCGCAGCAGTTAAAATTGTTTTAGTTGAGCGATAATTTTGTTCTAAATAAATTGTTTTCGCTGAAGGATAGTCTTCTTCAAATGATAAAATATTTTGAATATCGGCTCCACGCCAACCGTATATTGATTGATCTGAGTCACCTACAACACATAAGTTTTTGAACTTTTTCGCAATTAAATTAACCAATGTATATTGTGCTTTATTGGTATCTTGATACTCATCAACATGAATATATTGAAATTTGTTTTGATAATAATCTAAGACTTCCGGAACACGCTCAAACAATTTAATTGTCGTCATAATCAAATCATCGAAATCTAATGCTTGATTTCGTAATAACTGATTTTGATACCCTTCGTATACTTTGGCTACCATTTGTGTATAAAAATCCTTAGCTTCTCCTAGCGCAATTTGAGGTGTTTTGAGTTCATTTTTCAACTGACTGATAGCCGCAATAAACATTCTTGGCTCATACTTTTTAGGATCTATATTTTCTCTCTTTAAAATATCTTTAATCACTGATTTTTGATCTGTGGGATCAATAATAGTGAAATTACGTTCAATACCTATACGATCAACATCTCGTCTTAAAATGCGTACACACATCGAATGGAATGTAGACATCCAAATCACTTCTGCTTCTTCCCCTACAAGCACTTGAACACGTTCTTTCATCTCTTTGGCTGCCTTATTTGTAAATGTGATGGCTAAGATGTTATAAGGAGAAACACCTTTTTCATCTAATAGATATGCGATACGGTGTGTTAAAACACGCGTTTTCCCTGAACCTGCTCCCGCCATAATTAAAAGTGGCCCTTCAGTTGTTCGTACCGCTTCACTTTGTTCAGCGTTCATATGTTGCACAAGTGAATTCATTATGTTCTCTCCTTTATTTTAGTCGTTTTAATCGCTTTTTTGATATCATCATAAATAATATTGCCAACAATGATAGTGTCAGCAATTTCTGAAACTTGTTGCGCACGTTCTAAACTATCGATGCCCCCGCCGTAAAAAAGTTGGGTCTCAGTTAACTCTGATTTCGCCGCTTTGATAATATCTAAATCACCAAAAGTGCCACTGTATTCTAAGTATAGGACAGGCAATCTATAAAATGCATTTGCCATTTGACTATATGCTATCACATCATCAACATCAAGTTTTGTATTCGCTTGCGTATG from Staphylococcus felis harbors:
- the pcrA gene encoding DNA helicase PcrA, yielding MNSLVQHMNAEQSEAVRTTEGPLLIMAGAGSGKTRVLTHRIAYLLDEKGVSPYNILAITFTNKAAKEMKERVQVLVGEEAEVIWMSTFHSMCVRILRRDVDRIGIERNFTIIDPTDQKSVIKDILKRENIDPKKYEPRMFIAAISQLKNELKTPQIALGEAKDFYTQMVAKVYEGYQNQLLRNQALDFDDLIMTTIKLFERVPEVLDYYQNKFQYIHVDEYQDTNKAQYTLVNLIAKKFKNLCVVGDSDQSIYGWRGADIQNILSFEEDYPSAKTIYLEQNYRSTKTILTAANEVIRHNTERKPKGLWTANQQGENIHYYEAFSERDETEFVVKEIMKQQQKGKKYKDMAVLYRTNAQSRVLEETFLKSNIPYVMVGGQKFYDRKEIKDVLSYLRLVANSADDISLQRIINVPKRGIGPSSVEKISNYANAHQMSMFDALAEVDFIGLSKKVTQAAADFYTLMSHLMKEQEFLEITDIVNEVLDKSGYREMLSREQTIEARSRLENIDEFMSVPHDYEENTPLEEQSLINFLTDLSLVADVDEANLEDGVTLMTMHSAKGLEFPVVFIIGMEESIFPHIRAIKADDDHEMEEERRISYVAITRAEEVLYLTHASSRTLFGRSQSNPRSRFLNEIPADLLESQSNQRMGSMGSQRKPVKRDFSKRMTNSKSLQSSTDWRVGDKVIHKAWGEGMVSNVNDKNGSIELDIIFKSEGPKRLLAQFAPIEKKGDS